In one window of Trachemys scripta elegans isolate TJP31775 chromosome 5, CAS_Tse_1.0, whole genome shotgun sequence DNA:
- the DDIT4L gene encoding DNA damage-inducible transcript 4-like protein isoform X4: protein MVATSNLSSKSTACISELLYQGFHHANISDFDYWDYVVPEPNLTEVVFEERTCQSLVKMLENCLSESKQTKLHCSKVLIPEKLTKKIAQDVLRLSSTEPCGLRGCIIHVNLEIGNVCKKLDKIIYDPSVVPTFELILVFKQDCCSWPSFRDFFFTRACFTSGSKRTLILSPGFRLIKKKLYSLIGTVIEEC, encoded by the exons ATGGTTGCAACTAGCAATTTAAGCAGTAAAAGCACTGCATGCATTTCAGAATTGTTATACCAAGGCTTTCACCACGCAAATATAAGCG ACTTTGACTACTGGGATTACGTTGTGCCTGAACCCAACCTTACTGAGGTGGTGTTTGAGGAGAGAACCTGTCAGAGTTTAGTTAAAATGTTGGAGAACTGCCTATCCGAATCAAAGCAGACCAAACTTCACTGCTCAAAGGTTCTGATACCAGAAAAACTAACCAAGAAAATAGCTCAAGATGTATTGCGGCTTTCTTCAACTGAGCCCTGTGGTTTGAGAGGCTGCATTATCCATGTCAATTTAGAAATTGGAAATGTATGTAAAAAGCTGGATAAGATTATCTATGACCCCAGTGTTGTTCCTACTTTTGAACTGATACTTGTGTTCAAGCAGGACTGTTGCTCATGGCCCAGTTTCAGGGACTTTTTCTTTACCCGAGCTTGTTTCACATCTGGCAGCAAACGTACTCTGATTCTGAGTCCTGGGTTTcggcttattaaaaaaaaactttactccTTGATTGGGACAGTCATTGAAGAATGCTAG
- the DDIT4L gene encoding DNA damage-inducible transcript 4-like protein isoform X3 — translation MCFPFSKPEGRKDLLEVRVYFKMVATSNLSSKSTACISELLYQGFHHANISDFDYWDYVVPEPNLTEVVFEERTCQSLVKMLENCLSESKQTKLHCSKVLIPEKLTKKIAQDVLRLSSTEPCGLRGCIIHVNLEIGNVCKKLDKIIYDPSVVPTFELILVFKQDCCSWPSFRDFFFTRACFTSGSKRTLILSPGFRLIKKKLYSLIGTVIEEC, via the exons ATGTGCTTTCCTTTCAGTAAACCAGAAGGTCGTAAAGATCTGTTGGAGGTTAGAGTGTACTTTAAAATGGTTGCAACTAGCAATTTAAGCAGTAAAAGCACTGCATGCATTTCAGAATTGTTATACCAAGGCTTTCACCACGCAAATATAAGCG ACTTTGACTACTGGGATTACGTTGTGCCTGAACCCAACCTTACTGAGGTGGTGTTTGAGGAGAGAACCTGTCAGAGTTTAGTTAAAATGTTGGAGAACTGCCTATCCGAATCAAAGCAGACCAAACTTCACTGCTCAAAGGTTCTGATACCAGAAAAACTAACCAAGAAAATAGCTCAAGATGTATTGCGGCTTTCTTCAACTGAGCCCTGTGGTTTGAGAGGCTGCATTATCCATGTCAATTTAGAAATTGGAAATGTATGTAAAAAGCTGGATAAGATTATCTATGACCCCAGTGTTGTTCCTACTTTTGAACTGATACTTGTGTTCAAGCAGGACTGTTGCTCATGGCCCAGTTTCAGGGACTTTTTCTTTACCCGAGCTTGTTTCACATCTGGCAGCAAACGTACTCTGATTCTGAGTCCTGGGTTTcggcttattaaaaaaaaactttactccTTGATTGGGACAGTCATTGAAGAATGCTAG
- the DDIT4L gene encoding DNA damage-inducible transcript 4-like protein isoform X2 codes for MRGERSGRVERCLGNVNGVGRRRSTDSKPEGRKDLLEVRVYFKMVATSNLSSKSTACISELLYQGFHHANISDFDYWDYVVPEPNLTEVVFEERTCQSLVKMLENCLSESKQTKLHCSKVLIPEKLTKKIAQDVLRLSSTEPCGLRGCIIHVNLEIGNVCKKLDKIIYDPSVVPTFELILVFKQDCCSWPSFRDFFFTRACFTSGSKRTLILSPGFRLIKKKLYSLIGTVIEEC; via the exons ATGAGAGGGGAAAGATCTGGCAGAGTAGAACGCTGCCTTGGGAATgtgaatggggtggggagaaggaggagcacGGACAG TAAACCAGAAGGTCGTAAAGATCTGTTGGAGGTTAGAGTGTACTTTAAAATGGTTGCAACTAGCAATTTAAGCAGTAAAAGCACTGCATGCATTTCAGAATTGTTATACCAAGGCTTTCACCACGCAAATATAAGCG ACTTTGACTACTGGGATTACGTTGTGCCTGAACCCAACCTTACTGAGGTGGTGTTTGAGGAGAGAACCTGTCAGAGTTTAGTTAAAATGTTGGAGAACTGCCTATCCGAATCAAAGCAGACCAAACTTCACTGCTCAAAGGTTCTGATACCAGAAAAACTAACCAAGAAAATAGCTCAAGATGTATTGCGGCTTTCTTCAACTGAGCCCTGTGGTTTGAGAGGCTGCATTATCCATGTCAATTTAGAAATTGGAAATGTATGTAAAAAGCTGGATAAGATTATCTATGACCCCAGTGTTGTTCCTACTTTTGAACTGATACTTGTGTTCAAGCAGGACTGTTGCTCATGGCCCAGTTTCAGGGACTTTTTCTTTACCCGAGCTTGTTTCACATCTGGCAGCAAACGTACTCTGATTCTGAGTCCTGGGTTTcggcttattaaaaaaaaactttactccTTGATTGGGACAGTCATTGAAGAATGCTAG
- the DDIT4L gene encoding DNA damage-inducible transcript 4-like protein isoform X1: MRGERSGRVERCLGNVNGVGRRRSTDSRKREGFHLTQEKNIPGDELETAWQCVLDCVTKLQDSFFHFLTGNKPEGRKDLLEVRVYFKMVATSNLSSKSTACISELLYQGFHHANISDFDYWDYVVPEPNLTEVVFEERTCQSLVKMLENCLSESKQTKLHCSKVLIPEKLTKKIAQDVLRLSSTEPCGLRGCIIHVNLEIGNVCKKLDKIIYDPSVVPTFELILVFKQDCCSWPSFRDFFFTRACFTSGSKRTLILSPGFRLIKKKLYSLIGTVIEEC; this comes from the exons ATGAGAGGGGAAAGATCTGGCAGAGTAGAACGCTGCCTTGGGAATgtgaatggggtggggagaaggaggagcacGGACAG TAGGAAGAGGGAAGGCTTTCATTTgacacaagaaaaaaatattccaggGGATGAGTTAGAAACGGCATGGCAGTGCGTCTTGGATTGTGTAACTAAACTCCAAGACTCCTTTTTTCATTTCTTAACAGGCAA TAAACCAGAAGGTCGTAAAGATCTGTTGGAGGTTAGAGTGTACTTTAAAATGGTTGCAACTAGCAATTTAAGCAGTAAAAGCACTGCATGCATTTCAGAATTGTTATACCAAGGCTTTCACCACGCAAATATAAGCG ACTTTGACTACTGGGATTACGTTGTGCCTGAACCCAACCTTACTGAGGTGGTGTTTGAGGAGAGAACCTGTCAGAGTTTAGTTAAAATGTTGGAGAACTGCCTATCCGAATCAAAGCAGACCAAACTTCACTGCTCAAAGGTTCTGATACCAGAAAAACTAACCAAGAAAATAGCTCAAGATGTATTGCGGCTTTCTTCAACTGAGCCCTGTGGTTTGAGAGGCTGCATTATCCATGTCAATTTAGAAATTGGAAATGTATGTAAAAAGCTGGATAAGATTATCTATGACCCCAGTGTTGTTCCTACTTTTGAACTGATACTTGTGTTCAAGCAGGACTGTTGCTCATGGCCCAGTTTCAGGGACTTTTTCTTTACCCGAGCTTGTTTCACATCTGGCAGCAAACGTACTCTGATTCTGAGTCCTGGGTTTcggcttattaaaaaaaaactttactccTTGATTGGGACAGTCATTGAAGAATGCTAG